One Burkholderia pyrrocinia DNA segment encodes these proteins:
- a CDS encoding MFS transporter — translation MSEFASSAGAREPAVNWRAMSAVLLAVALATLDTAIANTALPAIAADLHASPAASVWIINAYQLAMVATLLPFASLGDIVGHKRVYIAGLAVFTLASLGCSLASTLPMLTAARIVQGFGASAIMSVNVALIRGLFPAHRLGRGVGFNALVVGVSFAVGPTIASLILSVAAWPWLFAVNVPLGVFALAVAIPSLPQTARGKHAFDPVAALFNVITFASLIFALGEFAQRGPLSVVFAAAAVALAFGWLLIRRQAGHPAPMLPVDLFRRPVFTLSALTAVCAFAAQGLAFVSLPFYFETVLHRSAVETGFLMTPWSAIVALAAPIAGRLSDRYPPGLLGAIGLALLSAGMVSLAAMPAAPGVIDIGWRMMLCGAGFGFFQSPNLKALMSSAPPERSGGASGIIATARLIGQATGAALVALSFGIAGRHGPTLALMLGAGFAGAASVASGLRLFAPSHRNGVPAVQERVNERATE, via the coding sequence TTGTCCGAATTCGCTTCCTCCGCCGGCGCCCGGGAGCCGGCCGTCAATTGGCGCGCGATGTCCGCCGTGCTGCTGGCCGTCGCGCTCGCGACGCTCGACACCGCAATCGCGAACACCGCGCTGCCCGCGATCGCCGCCGACCTGCACGCGTCGCCGGCCGCGTCCGTGTGGATCATCAATGCGTACCAGCTCGCGATGGTCGCGACGCTGCTGCCGTTCGCGTCGCTCGGCGACATCGTCGGCCACAAGCGTGTGTATATCGCCGGGCTCGCGGTGTTCACGCTCGCATCGCTCGGCTGTTCGCTCGCATCGACGCTGCCGATGCTGACGGCCGCGCGGATCGTGCAGGGCTTCGGCGCGAGCGCGATCATGAGCGTCAACGTCGCGCTGATCCGCGGCCTGTTTCCCGCGCACCGGCTCGGGCGCGGCGTCGGCTTCAACGCGCTCGTCGTCGGCGTGTCGTTCGCGGTGGGGCCGACGATCGCGTCGCTGATCCTGTCGGTCGCCGCATGGCCGTGGCTGTTCGCGGTGAACGTGCCGCTCGGCGTGTTCGCGCTTGCCGTGGCGATTCCGTCGCTGCCGCAGACGGCGCGCGGCAAGCATGCGTTCGATCCGGTCGCCGCGCTGTTCAACGTGATCACGTTTGCATCGCTGATCTTCGCGCTCGGCGAATTCGCGCAGCGCGGGCCGCTTTCCGTGGTGTTCGCGGCGGCCGCGGTTGCGCTCGCGTTCGGCTGGCTGCTGATCCGCCGCCAGGCCGGGCACCCGGCGCCGATGCTGCCGGTCGACCTGTTTCGCCGGCCCGTGTTCACGCTGTCCGCGCTGACCGCCGTGTGCGCGTTCGCCGCGCAGGGGCTCGCGTTCGTGTCGCTGCCGTTCTATTTCGAAACCGTCCTGCATCGCAGCGCGGTCGAGACGGGGTTCCTGATGACGCCGTGGTCGGCGATCGTCGCGCTCGCCGCGCCGATCGCGGGCCGGCTGTCGGATCGATACCCGCCGGGCCTGCTCGGCGCGATCGGGCTCGCGTTGCTGAGCGCGGGCATGGTGTCGCTCGCGGCGATGCCGGCCGCGCCGGGCGTGATCGACATCGGCTGGCGGATGATGCTGTGCGGCGCGGGTTTCGGCTTCTTCCAGTCGCCGAACCTGAAGGCGCTGATGTCGAGCGCGCCGCCCGAGCGCAGCGGCGGCGCGAGCGGGATCATCGCGACCGCGCGGCTGATCGGGCAGGCGACGGGCGCGGCGCTCGTCGCGCTGTCGTTCGGGATCGCGGGGCGTCACGGGCCGACGCTCGCGCTGATGCTCGGTGCGGGTTTCGCCGGGGCTGCGAGCGTCGCGAGCGGGTTGCGGCTGTTTGCGCCGTCGCACCGGAACGGTGTGCCGGCCGTGCAGGAGCGTGTGAATGAGCGGGCGACTGAATAG
- a CDS encoding S53 family peptidase yields MKRNAWFALPLPSPRRLACAWPLVLAAGAAHATTDWVDTHTKAFLTGPQLMARSAAPSLELAAGETTDVVVSLKLRNAAQLKQLARDVNRPGSAHYRQYLTHEQFLASYAPTDAQVKSVVDYLRKSGFVNIEVAPNRLLVSAHGTAGTVKTAFNTSLVHFQYAGRSGFANASTAQVPSALGDVVGSVLGLQSVARARPLLRIGNVAKPQALAAGTATGHYPKEFPGLYNATGVPTAAGVTVGIITIGGVSQTLQDLKQFTSSNGYGTVSTQAVKTNGTGTSGSYSDDQDGQGEWDLDSQSIVGSAGGQVGKLVFYMADLNATGNTGLTQAFNRAVSDNTAKVINVSLGWCETDANADGTIDAEEQIFTTAAAQGQTFSVSSGDEGVYECNNRGYPDGSNYTVSWPASSPHVLAIGGTTLYTTSAGAFSNETVWNEGLDGNGKLWATGGGVSTILPAPSWQSGSNRQLPDVAFDAAQSTGAYIYNYGQLQQIGGTSLAAPIFTGFWARLLAANGTGLGFPASNLYSAIPSNPSLVRYDVVSGNNGYQGYGYTAGTGWDLTTGFGSLNIANLNQLIKSGGF; encoded by the coding sequence ATGAAAAGGAACGCCTGGTTTGCCCTGCCTCTTCCGTCGCCCCGCCGCCTTGCGTGCGCGTGGCCGCTCGTGCTCGCCGCCGGCGCGGCGCACGCGACGACGGACTGGGTCGATACCCACACGAAAGCCTTTCTGACCGGCCCGCAGTTGATGGCGCGCAGCGCGGCGCCTTCGCTCGAACTCGCGGCCGGCGAGACGACGGACGTCGTCGTCAGCCTGAAGCTGCGCAACGCCGCGCAGCTCAAGCAACTGGCGCGCGACGTGAACCGGCCCGGCAGCGCGCATTACCGCCAGTACCTGACGCACGAGCAGTTCCTCGCCAGCTACGCGCCGACCGACGCGCAGGTGAAGTCGGTCGTCGACTATCTGCGCAAGAGCGGCTTCGTGAATATCGAGGTCGCGCCGAACCGGCTGCTGGTGTCCGCGCACGGCACGGCCGGCACCGTGAAGACCGCCTTCAACACGTCGCTCGTGCACTTCCAGTACGCGGGCCGCTCGGGCTTCGCGAACGCATCGACCGCGCAGGTACCGAGCGCGCTCGGCGACGTCGTCGGCTCGGTGCTCGGGCTGCAGAGCGTCGCGCGTGCACGGCCGCTGCTGCGCATCGGCAATGTGGCGAAACCGCAGGCGCTCGCGGCCGGCACGGCGACGGGCCACTATCCGAAGGAATTCCCGGGCCTCTACAACGCGACCGGCGTGCCGACCGCAGCCGGCGTGACCGTCGGCATCATCACGATCGGCGGCGTGTCGCAGACGCTGCAGGACCTGAAGCAGTTCACGTCGAGCAACGGTTACGGCACGGTCTCGACCCAGGCCGTCAAGACCAACGGCACCGGCACGAGCGGCAGCTACAGCGACGACCAGGACGGCCAGGGCGAATGGGATCTCGACAGCCAGTCGATCGTCGGCTCGGCCGGCGGCCAGGTCGGCAAGCTCGTGTTCTACATGGCGGACCTCAACGCCACCGGCAACACGGGCCTCACGCAGGCGTTCAACCGCGCAGTGTCGGACAACACCGCGAAGGTGATCAACGTGTCGCTCGGCTGGTGCGAAACCGACGCGAACGCGGACGGCACGATCGACGCCGAAGAGCAGATCTTCACGACGGCCGCGGCGCAAGGCCAGACGTTCTCGGTGTCGTCGGGCGACGAAGGCGTGTACGAGTGCAACAACCGCGGCTATCCGGACGGCTCGAACTACACGGTGTCGTGGCCGGCTTCGTCGCCGCACGTGCTCGCGATCGGCGGCACGACGCTCTACACGACGTCGGCAGGCGCGTTCTCGAACGAAACGGTGTGGAACGAAGGGCTCGACGGCAACGGCAAGCTGTGGGCGACGGGCGGCGGCGTCAGCACGATCCTGCCCGCGCCGTCGTGGCAGTCGGGCAGCAACCGCCAGTTGCCGGACGTCGCGTTCGACGCCGCGCAAAGCACGGGCGCGTATATCTACAACTACGGCCAGTTGCAGCAGATCGGCGGCACGAGCCTCGCCGCGCCGATCTTCACGGGCTTCTGGGCGCGCCTGCTCGCGGCGAACGGCACGGGCCTCGGTTTCCCGGCCAGCAACCTGTATAGCGCGATTCCGTCGAACCCGTCGCTCGTGCGTTATGACGTCGTGTCGGGGAACAACGGTTATCAGGGGTATGGCTACACCGCCGGCACCGGCTGGGATTTGACGACCGGCTTCGGCAGCCTGAACATCGCGAACCTCAACCAGTTGATCAAGTCGGGCGGGTTCTGA
- a CDS encoding type VI secretion system Vgr family protein, which translates to MTASTAISDTPARAGVNIHQFYSLDLRGAPAAALADIYEFEGARGIGEPTKYTIQFTHPRHDLSRSEFLNRMGAFVIQPPPRDCWSQPEGARRVQGVVTSFALKATNRDESLYEIVLESRLALLRNTPKCRFFLDMCIPEIIERILREHEFNRIFASFEFQLYRTYRKRSFVMQWGEDDLAFITRLCRRSGIWFVCDEGERCERVRFGDDYAHYRRDPERLTVAYRPHGGLEAGGIESVSALEMHAKTLPAAYTVRTFSTETAISDPIEAVSPIREDRGTYGEAYTWGTPSQSEDEAKEEAQLRREVALAGQVEYRGECDMLDLTPGSVLKLSNRELHDAKHGLVVVRVTCGASRKKAYYVKFDAIPSDRQYRMPLKEATWPRIDGVITGTIASSGGWKDPYLDSEGEYIVDLHLDRDTRAPGLQSCPMRLAKPFAGPN; encoded by the coding sequence TTGACCGCGAGTACGGCCATTTCCGACACACCCGCGCGCGCGGGCGTCAACATTCACCAGTTCTACAGCCTCGATCTCAGGGGCGCGCCTGCTGCTGCGCTCGCCGACATATACGAGTTCGAAGGGGCGCGAGGGATCGGCGAGCCGACGAAGTACACGATCCAGTTCACGCATCCCCGTCATGACTTGTCGCGCAGCGAATTCCTGAACCGGATGGGCGCGTTCGTGATCCAGCCGCCGCCGCGTGACTGCTGGAGCCAGCCGGAAGGCGCGCGACGCGTGCAAGGCGTGGTAACGAGCTTTGCGCTGAAGGCCACCAATCGCGACGAGTCGCTGTACGAGATCGTGCTGGAATCGCGTTTGGCGCTGTTGCGCAATACGCCGAAATGCCGGTTCTTTCTGGACATGTGCATTCCCGAGATCATCGAGCGGATTCTGCGGGAGCATGAATTCAACCGGATCTTTGCGAGTTTCGAATTCCAGTTGTATCGGACCTATCGCAAGCGCAGCTTCGTGATGCAATGGGGCGAGGATGACCTGGCGTTCATTACGCGCTTGTGCCGACGCTCGGGTATTTGGTTTGTGTGCGACGAAGGCGAACGTTGCGAGCGCGTGCGCTTCGGCGACGACTATGCGCACTATCGTCGCGATCCAGAGCGCCTGACGGTTGCGTACCGGCCGCACGGAGGGCTGGAAGCCGGAGGCATCGAGTCGGTCAGTGCGCTCGAAATGCACGCGAAGACCTTGCCGGCGGCCTACACGGTACGCACGTTCAGCACGGAAACGGCGATTTCGGATCCGATCGAGGCGGTCAGCCCGATCCGCGAGGATCGCGGCACGTATGGTGAAGCGTATACATGGGGAACGCCGAGCCAGAGTGAGGACGAGGCGAAGGAAGAAGCGCAATTGCGCCGCGAGGTTGCGCTGGCCGGGCAAGTCGAGTATCGCGGCGAGTGCGACATGCTGGACCTCACGCCCGGCTCGGTGCTGAAACTGTCGAACCGGGAATTGCACGATGCGAAGCACGGGCTGGTCGTGGTGCGGGTGACGTGCGGCGCGAGCCGGAAGAAGGCCTATTACGTCAAGTTCGACGCGATTCCATCCGATCGCCAGTATCGAATGCCGTTGAAGGAAGCAACGTGGCCCAGGATCGACGGGGTCATCACCGGGACGATCGCGTCGTCCGGCGGCTGGAAAGACCCGTATCTGGACAGCGAGGGCGAATACATCGTCGATCTCCATCTGGATCGCGACACGCGAGCACCGGGTCTGCAGAGCTGCCCGATGAGGCTGGCGAAACCGTTCGCGGGGCCGAACTAG
- a CDS encoding ABC transporter permease, whose amino-acid sequence MKLARPLFAPHMSFVERAWYVALRVLVVLTLLYLILPVLAIVPLSFSSSTFLVYPIPGFSMRWYENLIASDEWRMAAKNSFIVAPSATVVATVLGTLAAIGLTKADFRGKGLLMAVLLSPMIVPVVVVGVGMYLFFAPLGLANTYTGLIAAHAALGVPFVVTTVAATLQGFNQNLVRASLSLGANPVSTFFRVTLPVIAPGVMSGALFAFATSFDEVVVTLFLAGADQTTLPRQMFTGIRENISPTIAALATILIIFSTSLLLALEWLRGRNARRAVT is encoded by the coding sequence ATGAAACTCGCCAGGCCGCTGTTCGCGCCGCACATGTCGTTCGTCGAGCGCGCGTGGTACGTCGCGCTGCGCGTGCTCGTCGTGCTGACGCTGCTGTACCTGATCCTGCCGGTGCTCGCGATCGTGCCGCTGTCGTTTTCGTCGAGCACGTTCCTCGTCTATCCGATCCCGGGCTTCTCGATGCGGTGGTACGAGAACCTGATCGCGTCGGACGAGTGGCGGATGGCCGCGAAGAACAGCTTCATCGTCGCGCCGTCGGCCACCGTCGTCGCGACCGTGCTCGGCACGCTCGCCGCGATCGGTCTCACGAAGGCCGACTTCCGCGGCAAGGGGCTGCTGATGGCCGTGCTGCTGTCGCCGATGATCGTGCCGGTCGTCGTGGTCGGCGTCGGCATGTACCTGTTCTTCGCGCCGCTCGGGCTCGCGAATACCTATACCGGGCTGATCGCCGCGCACGCGGCGCTCGGCGTGCCGTTCGTCGTGACGACGGTCGCCGCGACGCTGCAGGGCTTCAACCAGAACCTCGTGCGCGCGAGCCTGTCGCTCGGCGCGAATCCCGTGTCGACCTTTTTCCGCGTGACGCTGCCGGTGATCGCGCCGGGCGTGATGTCGGGCGCGCTGTTCGCGTTCGCGACGTCGTTCGACGAAGTCGTCGTCACGCTGTTCCTCGCGGGCGCGGACCAGACGACGCTGCCACGCCAGATGTTTACCGGCATTCGCGAGAACATCAGCCCGACGATCGCCGCGCTCGCGACGATCCTGATCATCTTCTCGACGAGCCTGCTCCTCGCACTTGAATGGCTGCGCGGACGCAACGCGCGGCGCGCGGTGACGTGA